A region from the Thauera humireducens genome encodes:
- a CDS encoding BMP family ABC transporter substrate-binding protein: MTQRRQFILSSAALAVAASLPLSAFAQEPAKLGFVYVSPIGDAGWTFQHDEGRKEMEKALGNKVQSRYVESVAEGADAERVIREFAASGSKIVFATSFGYMNYVERVAKQFPNVTFLHATGYKSGKNFANYNARFYEGRYINGVIAGKMTKSNVLGYVGAFPIPEVLQGINAFTMGARSVNPNVEVRVIWANSWYDPGKEREAAMTLISQGADMLTHHTDSTATVQAAEEKGAYAFAYHSDMSKYGPKAQLTGTTHHWGEFYTKTVNDVLAGTWKPERVWGGFKDGMIRLAPLNPAIPADVQAMAKDLEGRMKAGSFHPFTGPVVDQAGKERLAKGAVMDDESLGKMDYFVQGVSSRLPTAK; encoded by the coding sequence ATGACGCAACGTCGCCAGTTCATCCTGTCCAGTGCAGCCCTCGCGGTCGCGGCCAGCCTGCCCCTGTCCGCCTTCGCCCAGGAACCGGCCAAGCTCGGTTTCGTCTATGTCAGCCCGATCGGCGACGCCGGCTGGACCTTCCAGCACGACGAAGGCCGCAAGGAGATGGAGAAGGCCCTCGGCAACAAGGTGCAGAGCCGCTACGTCGAGAGCGTGGCCGAAGGTGCCGACGCCGAGCGCGTGATCCGCGAGTTCGCCGCCAGCGGCAGCAAGATCGTCTTCGCCACCAGCTTCGGCTACATGAACTACGTCGAGCGCGTGGCCAAGCAGTTCCCCAACGTCACCTTCCTGCACGCCACCGGCTACAAGTCGGGCAAGAACTTCGCCAACTACAACGCGCGCTTCTACGAAGGCCGCTACATCAACGGTGTCATCGCGGGCAAGATGACCAAGTCGAACGTGCTGGGCTATGTCGGCGCCTTCCCGATCCCCGAGGTCCTGCAAGGCATCAACGCCTTCACGATGGGCGCGCGCAGCGTCAATCCCAACGTCGAGGTCCGCGTGATCTGGGCCAACAGCTGGTACGACCCGGGCAAGGAGCGCGAGGCGGCAATGACGCTGATCTCGCAGGGCGCGGACATGCTGACCCACCATACCGATTCCACCGCCACCGTTCAGGCCGCCGAGGAGAAAGGCGCTTACGCCTTCGCCTACCACTCCGACATGTCGAAGTACGGCCCCAAGGCCCAGCTCACGGGCACCACCCACCACTGGGGCGAGTTCTACACCAAGACCGTCAATGACGTGCTGGCCGGCACCTGGAAGCCCGAACGCGTGTGGGGCGGCTTCAAGGACGGCATGATCCGCCTCGCACCGCTCAATCCGGCCATTCCGGCCGACGTCCAGGCCATGGCCAAGGACCTGGAAGGACGCATGAAGGCCGGCAGTTTCCACCCCTTCACCGGTCCGGTGGTCGACCAGGCCGGCAAGGAGCGCCTCGCCAAGGGTGCAGTGATGGACGACGAATCGCTCGGCAAGATGGACTATTTCGTGCAGGGCGTGTCCTCCCGTCTGCCGACGGCAAAGTAA
- a CDS encoding N-acetylmuramoyl-L-alanine amidase family protein, with product MAMTKWWREVRRRLGVAAAAGLCVASSPGAAALAVDVGHTLAAPGATSARGRSEFAFNLDLARTLARALEDRGFPVRLINEDGLIASLQARPQAASGTDFLISVHHDSVSEHELRPWEWEGQALNYNDDFAGHSLFVSRDNPDTARSILCARIIGARLQRMGFVPTHKNGRRRAYADTQHAVHYYDGLAVLRHARMPAVLFEAGIIKNRDEELLLRDEARIRLMADGIATGLAACLRNGLPADGEAEADARP from the coding sequence ATGGCAATGACGAAATGGTGGCGGGAGGTGCGACGACGGCTTGGCGTGGCGGCGGCCGCGGGACTTTGTGTCGCATCGTCTCCCGGTGCAGCGGCGCTTGCGGTGGACGTCGGCCACACGCTGGCCGCGCCGGGGGCGACGAGTGCGCGCGGACGCAGCGAGTTTGCGTTCAACCTGGATCTGGCACGGACTCTGGCGCGGGCACTGGAAGATCGCGGCTTTCCGGTGCGGCTGATCAACGAGGATGGCTTGATCGCCAGCCTGCAGGCACGTCCGCAGGCCGCGTCAGGCACCGACTTCCTGATCTCCGTGCATCACGACTCGGTCAGCGAGCACGAACTGCGCCCCTGGGAGTGGGAGGGGCAGGCGCTGAACTACAACGACGATTTCGCCGGCCACTCCCTCTTCGTCTCACGCGACAATCCCGACACCGCACGCAGCATCCTGTGCGCGCGCATCATCGGTGCCCGCCTGCAGCGCATGGGTTTCGTTCCCACGCACAAGAATGGCCGCAGGCGTGCCTACGCCGATACCCAACATGCAGTGCACTACTACGATGGCCTTGCGGTGCTGCGCCATGCGCGGATGCCGGCGGTGCTGTTCGAGGCCGGGATCATCAAGAACCGCGACGAAGAGCTGCTGCTGCGTGACGAAGCACGCATCCGCCTGATGGCCGACGGCATCGCGACCGGCCTGGCGGCGTGTCTGCGCAATGGCTTGCCGGCCGACGGCGAGGCCGAGGCCGATGCCCGGCCCTGA
- a CDS encoding c-type cytochrome: MSGIFTKSMARNIFYGGTVFFFLLFLALTFDTERELPSRDNSANITPQVAAGKHIWETRNCLGCHTLLGEGAYFAPELGNVYTRRGPEFIKAWMQSQPTGAPGRRQMPNFHLNDQELDDLVAFLKYVSEINTANWPPNIEG, from the coding sequence ATGAGCGGCATTTTCACCAAATCAATGGCGCGGAACATCTTCTACGGGGGAACGGTTTTCTTCTTCCTCCTGTTCCTTGCGCTGACCTTCGACACCGAACGCGAACTGCCATCGCGGGACAACTCGGCCAACATCACCCCCCAGGTCGCGGCCGGCAAGCACATCTGGGAGACCCGCAACTGTCTGGGCTGCCACACCCTGCTGGGTGAAGGCGCCTACTTCGCCCCGGAACTCGGCAACGTCTACACCCGCCGCGGACCGGAATTCATCAAGGCGTGGATGCAGAGCCAGCCTACCGGTGCGCCGGGCCGTCGCCAGATGCCCAATTTCCACCTGAACGACCAGGAACTCGACGATCTCGTCGCCTTCCTGAAGTACGTGTCCGAGATCAACACGGCCAACTGGCCGCCGAACATCGAAGGCTAA
- a CDS encoding cbb3-type cytochrome c oxidase subunit I encodes MQYKSQAVAMPYFIAAIGLFVGQIIFGLIMGMQYVVGDFLFPEIPFNVARMVHTNLLIVWLLFGFMGAAYYMVPEEAETELYSPKLALILFWVFLVAGAATILGYLLVPYATLAEMTGNDILATMGREFLEQPLITKIGIVVVALAFLFNITMTTLKGRKTAISMVLLLGLWGLAIFFLFSFYNPTNLVRDKFYWWWVVHLWVEGVWELILGALLAFVLIKVTGVDREVIEKWLYVIITLALVTGIIGTGHHYYWIGTPEYWQWWGSIFSALEPLPFFAMTVFAFNMVNRRRREHPNKAAVLWALGTGVMAFLGAGVWGFLHTLAPVNYYTHGSQITAAHGHMAFYGAYVMVVLTIISYAMPILRGRAANSNKSQVLEMWSFWLMTIAMVFITLFLTAAGILQVWLQRVSDTPMSFMMAQDQVSLFYWMREWAGVMFFVGLLVYVISFFVKGETQPSKA; translated from the coding sequence ATGCAATACAAGTCACAAGCGGTCGCCATGCCCTACTTCATCGCGGCGATCGGTCTATTCGTAGGGCAAATCATCTTCGGCCTGATCATGGGCATGCAGTACGTGGTCGGCGATTTCCTCTTCCCGGAAATCCCGTTCAACGTCGCCCGCATGGTCCATACCAACCTGCTGATCGTGTGGCTGCTGTTCGGCTTCATGGGGGCGGCGTACTACATGGTGCCGGAAGAGGCGGAAACCGAACTCTACAGCCCGAAGCTGGCGCTGATCCTGTTCTGGGTCTTCCTCGTCGCGGGTGCCGCCACCATCCTCGGCTATCTGCTGGTGCCGTATGCCACGCTGGCCGAGATGACGGGCAACGACATCCTCGCCACCATGGGGCGTGAGTTCCTCGAACAGCCGCTGATCACCAAGATCGGCATCGTCGTGGTCGCACTCGCCTTCCTGTTCAACATCACCATGACGACCCTGAAGGGCCGCAAGACCGCCATCAGCATGGTCCTGCTGCTCGGCCTGTGGGGTCTGGCGATCTTCTTCCTGTTCTCCTTCTACAACCCGACCAACCTTGTCCGCGACAAGTTCTACTGGTGGTGGGTGGTTCACCTTTGGGTGGAAGGCGTGTGGGAACTGATCCTCGGCGCGCTGCTGGCCTTCGTGCTGATCAAGGTGACCGGTGTCGACCGCGAAGTCATCGAGAAGTGGCTGTACGTGATCATCACGCTGGCCCTGGTCACCGGCATCATCGGTACCGGCCACCACTACTACTGGATCGGCACGCCGGAATACTGGCAGTGGTGGGGTTCCATCTTCTCCGCGCTGGAGCCGCTGCCCTTCTTCGCCATGACCGTCTTCGCCTTCAACATGGTGAACCGCCGTCGTCGCGAGCATCCGAACAAGGCGGCCGTGCTGTGGGCGCTGGGTACCGGTGTGATGGCCTTCCTCGGCGCCGGCGTGTGGGGCTTCCTGCACACCCTGGCCCCGGTGAACTACTACACCCACGGTTCTCAGATCACCGCCGCCCACGGCCACATGGCCTTCTACGGCGCCTACGTGATGGTCGTGCTCACCATCATCAGCTACGCCATGCCGATCCTGCGTGGCCGCGCCGCCAACTCCAACAAGTCGCAAGTGCTGGAGATGTGGAGCTTCTGGCTGATGACCATCGCCATGGTCTTCATCACGCTGTTCCTCACCGCCGCCGGCATCCTGCAAGTCTGGCTGCAGCGCGTGTCCGACACCCCGATGTCCTTCATGATGGCCCAGGACCAGGTCTCCCTGTTCTACTGGATGCGTGAATGGGCGGGTGTGATGTTCTTCGTCGGCCTGCTGGTGTATGTGATCAGCTTCTTCGTCAAGGGTGAAACCCAGCCTTCCAAGGCATGA
- a CDS encoding type I glyceraldehyde-3-phosphate dehydrogenase has translation MSRPSQPALPRPHRIAINGYGRIGRCYLRALHEAGLAGQFQVVAINEPADLASIAYLTRFDSTHGRFPGEVTTADGRLVINGHSIEVSHATTPEAVNWSAHEIDLVVECSGQYSSRSALERFLDAGCPRLLLSHPGNSAEDVDATIVYGINESGLDAGARLVSNASCTTNAVIPVLALLHREIGLENALLTTLHSVMNDQPLIDGYHHADLRRTRSAMQSIIPVSTGLARGVERLLPELAGRVQAKAIRVPTHNVSAIDMVLQLADDADAPRINALLRAASEGAYRGLIAWSDDPHASIDFNHDPHSAIVDGGQTRMIGPRLVNLMVWFDNEWGFANRMTDVTRYWLGALLPADRR, from the coding sequence GTGTCCCGCCCGAGCCAGCCCGCCCTGCCCCGCCCCCACCGCATTGCGATCAACGGCTACGGCCGTATCGGCCGCTGCTATCTGCGCGCCCTGCACGAAGCCGGACTCGCCGGGCAGTTCCAGGTCGTCGCCATCAATGAGCCGGCAGACCTCGCCAGCATCGCCTACCTGACCCGTTTCGACTCGACACACGGTCGCTTCCCCGGCGAGGTGACGACGGCCGACGGCAGGCTGGTCATCAACGGCCATTCGATCGAGGTGAGCCACGCCACGACGCCCGAGGCGGTCAACTGGTCGGCCCACGAGATCGACCTCGTCGTCGAATGCTCCGGCCAGTACAGCAGCCGCAGCGCGCTCGAGCGCTTTCTCGACGCCGGCTGCCCGCGCCTGCTGCTGTCGCACCCGGGGAACAGTGCCGAGGATGTCGACGCGACGATCGTGTACGGGATCAACGAGTCCGGTCTGGACGCCGGCGCCCGCCTCGTGTCGAATGCCTCCTGCACCACCAATGCCGTGATCCCGGTGCTCGCGCTGCTGCATCGCGAAATCGGCCTCGAGAACGCACTGCTCACCACGCTGCATTCGGTCATGAACGACCAGCCGCTGATCGACGGCTACCACCATGCCGACCTGCGCCGCACGCGTTCGGCCATGCAATCGATCATTCCGGTGTCGACGGGCCTCGCGCGCGGCGTCGAACGCCTGCTGCCGGAGCTCGCCGGCAGGGTGCAGGCCAAGGCCATCCGCGTGCCCACGCACAACGTCTCGGCCATCGACATGGTGCTGCAGCTGGCCGACGACGCCGATGCCCCGCGCATCAACGCGCTGCTGCGCGCCGCCAGCGAGGGCGCCTATCGCGGGCTCATCGCCTGGTCAGACGACCCGCATGCCTCCATCGACTTCAATCATGACCCGCACTCGGCCATCGTCGACGGCGGGCAAACGCGCATGATCGGGCCGCGGCTCGTCAATCTGATGGTCTGGTTCGACAACGAATGGGGCTTCGCCAACCGCATGACAGACGTTACGCGATACTGGCTCGGCGCCCTGCTGCCGGCCGACCGCCGCTGA
- a CDS encoding sensor domain-containing diguanylate cyclase has product MVQGVQDVELLQKLHVGIVVHAPDASVIFLNARACELLGVSKGDMLGAQDLMPGWSLKQEDDRWLTPDEYPVNRVISSRLPLAEQVLGVVRPGHEDVTWAMVSAFPVFDADGALEKVVISFHDVSQLKHTEAVLKERAEQLRLVLEGADLGLWDWNIRSGEVKRNARWATMLGYTYEEIEHTTMQWSDFVHPDDRERAWASIIEVLEGRAPTHKLEYRMQHKDGSYRWILDQASVMQRDEAGRPVRMCGTHADVTERKLMEEEIAHQARTDYLTGVFNRRHFMALATAEIERAKRYDSDLSILMLDVDRFKRINDRHGHRVGDAVLRALCKGCHAALRTPDVFGRLGGEEFAILLPETDLEAAAEVAERLRLVAADASVPEESGRPVRFTVSIGVSAMVSDDDDIGTLLNAADRALYAAKNAGRNRVQVLAR; this is encoded by the coding sequence ATGGTGCAGGGTGTGCAGGATGTCGAGCTGTTGCAGAAGCTGCACGTGGGCATCGTCGTGCACGCACCCGATGCAAGCGTGATCTTCCTGAACGCGCGTGCGTGCGAACTGCTGGGGGTCTCGAAGGGCGACATGCTCGGCGCGCAGGATCTGATGCCCGGCTGGTCCTTGAAGCAGGAGGATGACCGCTGGCTGACACCCGACGAGTACCCCGTCAATCGTGTGATTTCCAGCCGCCTTCCGCTGGCGGAACAGGTACTGGGGGTCGTGCGGCCGGGGCATGAGGATGTGACGTGGGCCATGGTCAGCGCTTTCCCCGTCTTCGATGCGGATGGCGCCCTCGAGAAAGTCGTCATCAGTTTCCACGATGTGTCGCAACTCAAGCACACGGAGGCCGTGCTCAAGGAGCGCGCCGAGCAGTTGCGCCTTGTCCTCGAGGGCGCGGATCTCGGCCTGTGGGACTGGAACATCCGTAGCGGCGAGGTGAAGCGCAATGCGCGCTGGGCGACGATGCTCGGCTACACGTATGAGGAAATCGAACATACGACGATGCAGTGGTCCGACTTCGTCCATCCGGACGACCGCGAGCGTGCGTGGGCCTCGATCATTGAGGTGCTCGAGGGGCGTGCGCCGACCCACAAGCTCGAGTACCGGATGCAGCACAAGGACGGCTCGTACCGCTGGATCCTGGACCAGGCCAGCGTCATGCAGCGCGACGAGGCGGGCCGGCCGGTCCGGATGTGCGGCACCCATGCCGACGTGACCGAGCGCAAGCTGATGGAGGAAGAGATCGCGCACCAGGCGCGGACGGATTACCTGACCGGCGTGTTCAACCGCCGGCATTTCATGGCGCTGGCAACGGCCGAGATCGAGCGAGCCAAGCGCTATGACAGCGATCTGTCGATCCTGATGCTCGACGTCGACCGGTTCAAGCGCATCAATGACCGACACGGCCATCGGGTCGGCGATGCCGTGCTCAGGGCACTCTGCAAGGGGTGCCACGCTGCCTTGAGGACGCCCGACGTGTTCGGGCGGCTCGGTGGCGAGGAGTTTGCCATCCTGCTGCCCGAGACCGATCTCGAAGCCGCGGCGGAAGTGGCCGAGCGCCTGCGCCTTGTGGCTGCCGATGCGTCGGTGCCCGAGGAGAGCGGGCGTCCTGTCCGCTTCACCGTGTCAATTGGCGTCAGCGCGATGGTGTCGGATGACGACGACATCGGCACCTTGCTCAATGCGGCAGACAGGGCGCTGTATGCCGCGAAGAATGCGGGACGCAACCGGGTGCAGGTTCTGGCGCGCTGA
- a CDS encoding cytochrome c oxidase subunit 3 family protein has translation MKQHALSAPSVAASAQPPVTPRLAGDLAIWFFILAELLAFGVFFAAYAFTRANNIELFDAEQAALNRNAGALNTILLLTASYFVVRAVQAAEHRLSKSCARWLLAAIACGAGFLVVKMFEYAAAFEHNISLSSSPFHMFYLSLTFFHFMHVILGMVILIAMWNGARTGRYGPGDMNGLETGAAYWHMVDLVWLVLFPLVYVIH, from the coding sequence ATGAAACAGCATGCTCTCTCCGCACCGTCCGTCGCGGCTTCCGCGCAACCGCCTGTCACACCCCGGCTGGCCGGCGATCTTGCGATCTGGTTCTTCATCCTCGCCGAACTGCTCGCCTTCGGCGTGTTCTTCGCCGCCTACGCCTTCACCCGCGCCAACAACATCGAACTGTTCGACGCCGAACAGGCGGCGCTCAACCGCAACGCCGGCGCGCTCAACACCATCCTGCTGCTCACCGCCAGCTACTTCGTGGTCCGTGCCGTGCAGGCCGCCGAGCATCGCCTCTCTAAATCCTGCGCGCGCTGGCTGCTGGCCGCCATCGCCTGCGGCGCCGGCTTCCTGGTGGTCAAGATGTTCGAGTACGCGGCGGCCTTCGAGCACAACATCAGTCTCTCGAGCAGCCCCTTCCACATGTTCTACCTGTCGCTGACCTTCTTTCACTTCATGCACGTCATTCTGGGCATGGTGATCCTGATCGCGATGTGGAATGGCGCACGCACGGGCCGATATGGCCCCGGCGACATGAATGGCCTCGAGACCGGCGCCGCTTACTGGCACATGGTGGATCTGGTGTGGCTGGTCCTGTTCCCGCTGGTCTATGTCATCCACTGA
- a CDS encoding cytochrome C oxidase subunit IV family protein produces MHSGSDVHGTPRRTTVLWATLIVATLLTWGMGALGATGKGAIAILALISFWKGAVIILDFMALRHAPLLWRALTLGWMVLVWAVIAIAYIKGLPQ; encoded by the coding sequence ATGCATTCCGGCTCCGACGTCCATGGCACCCCGCGCCGCACCACCGTGCTGTGGGCGACGCTCATCGTCGCCACGCTCCTTACCTGGGGCATGGGCGCACTGGGCGCCACCGGCAAGGGCGCGATCGCCATCCTGGCCCTGATCTCGTTCTGGAAAGGCGCCGTAATCATCCTCGACTTCATGGCGCTGCGCCACGCACCGCTGCTGTGGCGCGCGCTGACGCTGGGCTGGATGGTCCTCGTCTGGGCCGTCATCGCCATCGCATACATCAAGGGACTGCCGCAATGA
- a CDS encoding CbbQ/NirQ/NorQ/GpvN family protein, whose product MKMENLAGAARLDLPYYQAAGDEVAVFEHAWKNRLPLLIKGPTGCGKTRFVAHMAARLGLPLYTVACHDDLTAADLVGRHLIGDGKTVWCDGPLTRAVREGGICYLDEVVEARKDTTVVLHPLADDRRILPIDRTGELLEAPPSFMLVVSYNPGYQNLLKGMKPSTRQRFVSIRFDFPRAEQEEAILLGETGCAPDLARRLVTIAGALRALKDRDLEEAASTRLLIYAALLVKDGMDPVAACRVGIIESLTDDAEVAEALMEVVAATFGR is encoded by the coding sequence ATGAAAATGGAAAACCTCGCGGGCGCAGCACGGCTCGACCTGCCCTACTACCAGGCCGCCGGCGACGAAGTCGCGGTGTTCGAGCATGCCTGGAAGAACCGCCTGCCGCTGCTGATCAAGGGCCCGACCGGCTGCGGCAAGACCCGCTTCGTCGCCCATATGGCAGCCCGCCTCGGACTGCCGCTCTATACCGTGGCCTGCCACGATGACCTCACCGCGGCCGACCTCGTCGGCCGCCACCTCATCGGCGACGGCAAGACCGTGTGGTGCGACGGCCCGCTGACCCGCGCGGTGCGAGAAGGCGGCATCTGCTACCTGGACGAAGTCGTGGAGGCCCGCAAGGACACCACGGTGGTGCTGCACCCGCTGGCCGACGACCGCCGCATCCTGCCGATCGACCGCACCGGTGAACTGCTCGAGGCGCCGCCCAGCTTCATGCTGGTCGTGTCCTACAACCCGGGCTACCAGAACCTGCTGAAGGGCATGAAGCCCTCCACCCGCCAGCGCTTCGTCAGCATCCGCTTCGACTTCCCGCGCGCCGAGCAGGAGGAAGCCATCCTGCTCGGCGAGACCGGCTGCGCGCCCGATCTCGCCCGCCGCCTGGTCACCATCGCCGGCGCGCTGCGTGCGCTGAAGGACCGCGATCTCGAGGAAGCCGCCAGCACCCGCCTGCTGATCTACGCCGCACTGCTGGTCAAGGACGGCATGGACCCGGTGGCCGCCTGCCGCGTCGGCATCATCGAGAGCCTGACCGACGACGCCGAGGTCGCCGAGGCGCTGATGGAAGTCGTCGCCGCCACCTTCGGCCGCTGA
- a CDS encoding cytochrome c oxidase subunit III, whose translation MPIERPDPLRPDPLRHVMPGPRLAVVAEALFLINLMLAPGLAFLVLMVLWAKHHKHPDPLVRNHLRQTGWTCIWGGTLLVSLSVAIFALGGFDNPWSWVIGVLYFTLVHAGLILLGVLGLSRAINGRSWRYPIFGPREHD comes from the coding sequence ATGCCGATCGAACGCCCCGACCCCCTGCGCCCCGACCCCCTACGTCACGTGATGCCCGGCCCCCGGCTCGCGGTGGTGGCCGAAGCCCTGTTCCTCATCAACCTGATGCTGGCGCCGGGACTCGCCTTCCTGGTGCTGATGGTGCTGTGGGCAAAGCACCACAAGCACCCGGACCCGCTGGTGCGCAACCACCTGCGCCAGACCGGGTGGACCTGCATCTGGGGCGGCACCTTGCTGGTCAGCCTGAGCGTCGCCATCTTCGCCCTCGGCGGCTTCGACAACCCCTGGTCGTGGGTCATCGGCGTGCTGTACTTCACCCTCGTTCATGCCGGGCTGATCCTGCTCGGTGTGCTCGGTCTGTCGCGCGCGATCAACGGTCGCAGCTGGCGTTATCCAATCTTCGGGCCACGCGAGCATGACTGA
- a CDS encoding 4Fe-4S binding protein, whose translation MTELSSPRSPARPQRVIPIAVAGSAAPRSRQGKRLAFQVGFFVLFVLAPVFDLFRYDLNADHAWLLGMEWRLGLDDFLAGKATALEAAGNIMLRLFVPLLAGAGLFIWAAWKWGRLYCGWLCPHFSVVETINKLMARASGKPSVWEKFALPRWNTDGSPRRVDVRWWAVVVPAAVAFAFLWAVVLLTYLLPPAEVYGNLFSGNLTRNQFIFITAATVVLSLEFLFARHLFCRFVCAVGLFQSLAWMSNKDAMVVGFKRDRASDCASCLPERQSACDAVCPMRLKPRNIKRHMFTCTQCAQCVDACGETQCDNPDGPLLAWVSGEAARQNEAGFRAIRER comes from the coding sequence ATGACTGAGTTGAGTTCCCCGCGCAGCCCCGCTCGGCCGCAGCGCGTCATCCCCATCGCCGTCGCCGGCAGCGCCGCGCCGCGCAGTCGCCAGGGCAAGCGCCTCGCCTTCCAGGTGGGCTTCTTCGTCCTGTTCGTGCTCGCGCCGGTGTTCGACCTGTTCCGCTACGACCTCAACGCCGATCACGCCTGGCTGCTGGGCATGGAATGGCGGCTGGGGCTGGACGACTTCCTCGCCGGCAAGGCCACCGCGCTCGAAGCAGCCGGCAACATCATGCTGCGCCTGTTCGTGCCGCTGCTGGCCGGCGCCGGGCTGTTCATCTGGGCCGCATGGAAGTGGGGCCGGCTGTACTGCGGCTGGCTGTGCCCGCACTTCTCGGTGGTCGAGACCATCAACAAGCTGATGGCACGTGCGTCGGGCAAGCCCAGCGTGTGGGAGAAGTTCGCGCTGCCGCGCTGGAACACCGATGGCAGCCCGCGCCGCGTCGATGTGCGCTGGTGGGCCGTGGTCGTGCCCGCTGCCGTGGCCTTCGCCTTCCTCTGGGCCGTCGTGCTGCTCACCTACCTGCTGCCGCCGGCCGAGGTGTACGGCAACCTGTTCAGCGGCAACCTCACCCGCAACCAGTTCATCTTCATCACCGCCGCCACCGTGGTGCTGAGCCTCGAGTTCCTTTTCGCGCGCCACCTGTTCTGCCGCTTCGTGTGCGCCGTCGGCCTGTTCCAGAGCCTGGCGTGGATGAGCAACAAGGACGCGATGGTCGTCGGCTTCAAGCGCGACCGCGCCAGCGACTGTGCAAGCTGCCTGCCCGAACGCCAGTCCGCCTGCGACGCGGTGTGCCCGATGCGGCTCAAGCCGCGCAACATCAAGCGCCACATGTTCACCTGCACGCAATGCGCCCAGTGCGTCGATGCCTGCGGCGAGACCCAGTGCGACAACCCGGACGGCCCGCTGCTGGCCTGGGTGTCGGGCGAGGCCGCGCGGCAGAACGAAGCCGGCTTCCGTGCAATCCGGGAGCGTTGA